In Sphaerisporangium krabiense, the DNA window CCCGCGCCGCCGGAGAGATCGCCGCCGAGGGCGGCGTCGGGCTCGGGACGGCGCCCGGCAGCGTGAAGCGCACCGGGGTGGCAGCCCGTGTCCCGGCCTCCGTGTCTCGGCTTGTCATGATCGTCCATCCGTCGCGGCCGGACGACCCTGCCGCCTTTCAGGCGACCGCCGCCCGATCAGTCGATCCAGCGCGACGTCGAGCTCGGCGGCGAGGTGCTCGCTTCGCGCGGACGCCGCCTGTGGATTGGCGCGTACAACAAGCAGGCTACCTCTCGGTAGAGAGTGGAGGCGGTGCCGCATGAGGTGACGCAGGCGACGCTTGACGCGGTTCCTGACGACCGCGCCGCCGACGGCCTTGGAGACCACGAAGCCGACCAGGGGCGGGGCCTGGGGATCGCCCCGATCGCTCAGGTGGGCGACAAGGGTGGGGCGTCCGGCGCGTCTTCCTCCCCGGATCGCGTTCGCGAACTCCTCACCCCGGCGCATGCGGGAGGCGGACGGCAACACGAGCGGACCTGCTTTCAGGCCGGCACGGGTCCGGGCACGGCTATCGCCCGCCGGTCAGTTCCGACGGGCGAACGAACACGCACCGGACGCTCCGCGCCGTCAGGCGGAGAGCTCCACGCGGCCCTTGCGACGGCGGGCGGCGAGGATCGCGCGGCCGGCCCGCGTGCGCATGCGCAGCCGGAAGCCGTGGGTCTTCGCGCGGCGACGGTTGTTCGGCTGGAAAGTACGCTTGCTCACGAGTGGGCTCCAGGCTTGAGTTCACCCGCACGCGGTGCGGGTGAGTGACACACAGGGCAAGGCCTGTCGGATGCGCGGGCACGCCGAAGCGCCGTCGCGCGACAAGCCGACCGTCGTACGTTACGGGCCACACGGGTCGTAGGTCAAACCGGGCGCGCTGGCCTCGTGCCGCGCCGCAGGTTATCCACTGTTCCACAGCCCCTTTTTTCACCGGCGCCACGTCATCCACAGGATGTGCATCATGGCTCCCCCGGCCAGCCACTAGGCTGTGGACAACGTCTTGAACAGGGGTGTGCACAGCGCTACTGTCGGCCCTCCGGAACCTTCCCTCCCGCTCGTCGAAGT includes these proteins:
- the rnpA gene encoding ribonuclease P protein component; translation: MRRGEEFANAIRGGRRAGRPTLVAHLSDRGDPQAPPLVGFVVSKAVGGAVVRNRVKRRLRHLMRHRLHSLPRGSLLVVRANPQAASARSEHLAAELDVALDRLIGRRSPERRQGRPAATDGRS
- the rpmH gene encoding 50S ribosomal protein L34 — its product is MSKRTFQPNNRRRAKTHGFRLRMRTRAGRAILAARRRKGRVELSA